One genomic region from Xenopus laevis strain J_2021 chromosome 2L, Xenopus_laevis_v10.1, whole genome shotgun sequence encodes:
- the rgcc.L gene encoding regulator of cell cycle RGCC: MKSPKVKRAARAAFIEDDDLNEVLCEFDAVIADFSSPFNKRRFRYDEHLQTMKRRSTASISDSGISDSESGDSLYRNSFSFSDEKLNSPTLSSPTLSSPVDTPHKARLGDTKELEDFIADLDRTLASM, translated from the exons ATGAAGTCCCCTAAGGTGAAGAGAGCAGCCAGAG CTGCCTTCATTGAAGATGATGACTTGAACGAGGTGCTGTGTGAATTCGATGCCGTCATAGCAGATTTCTCCTCCCCTTTCAACAAAAGGCGCTTCCGTTACGATGAACACCTCCAGACTATGAAGAGGAGGAGCACCGCTAGTATTAGCGACAGTGGAATCAGCGACTCAGAAA GTGGCGACTCTCTTTATAGAAACAGTTTTAGCTTCAGTGATGAAAAGCTGAATTCTCCTACACTTTCTTCTCCAACGCTGTCCTCTCCGGTGGATACCCCTCATAAAG CAAGACTTGGAGATACAAAAGAGTTGGAGGACTTTATTGCTGACCTTGACAGAACACTAGCAA GCATGTAA